In Pan troglodytes isolate AG18354 chromosome 5, NHGRI_mPanTro3-v2.0_pri, whole genome shotgun sequence, the sequence AACCATATCTAATGACTTTAGCACAGGCTGTTATTACAGTGGGTCTCCATCCCCTGAGCTGTACTGACCTCACACCCAGAGGAGTTTGCCTCGAAACCTGGTGCCCTGTAGGGGCAGCAAATACTACAGAGGTGGAGCTGCCTCCTTCTTGTCCCACTTTTTCCTCCCTGTCTCTAGGAGTGAAGAAATACATTTGTAACTTTCTATTACTTCTGAATACTTCAAAGTTTGGGATTAGTGACTGTTTTGTGAGTTACctgagtttaaaataataaaacaaccaTATGCCTGTTCTCTCAATTGGCTGAGGAATGGGCATTCACTTATATCTGGCCTTCATGTAATCATAGAGACACAATTCTTCCCCTTTTCTCACTTTCCCCAAATGGCAGAAGCAACCAACCATCATTTCTCACTTACAGCTCTTCATGTCATTTTTATTcatgcttttgaagaatctgttttcatcttttttcctatCAGCCTGGAGTTGGTCTGGGGAATaaagaatgggatgaaatggtGAGAGTCCAGAGGGGTTGAGcaaagaactcactatcacacagCGAGGCACTAATTTGAAATGCCTGGGAGAAGTAGAAGCTGCATTTGTCTCTCATATTCTTATTGGACCAGGAAGGTATGCAACCCTTGAGAGATGCCCTTTCTGCTTTCCTGTGGTGGCTGCCTAGCCCAGCACTGTCCAGTATGAATGATGAATGTAATCTGAGTCACAAATGTGAGccacttatatatttttaaattttctagtagtcacatttaaaaagtagaaagaaactagtaaaattaactttaattatatattttatttaactcaatattctcaaaatgttatttcaacatgtattataaaaattattgctATCTTTTACAGTCTCTTTTTACACTCAATCTTGTGAAATTAATGATTCTTCACATATAGCATGTTTAAATTTGgactagctacatttcaagtgccTGTCGGCACATGTGGCTAGCAGCTACTAAATTGGACAGTGCAGAGCTAGCCCCTTTCTCACTGCCTGACAAAGGTAGGTGCTCAGGACAAAGAGTGCCTTGAGGCTTCACCCTTTAGCTTCAGAAGGCCTCCTGTAGGGCTAACCACCCAGGAGCCAGGTGGGGTAAGGGGGGGCCCCACTCTCCTAAAGCCTGGATGGCAGTCCTGCCCTCTTTCCCATGAAAGAGGGCTTGAGAGGGGGAACGAAGACAGAGCTCCTGCAAGGGGAGGCCGAGTGCCTTCATCTCCCAGTTCACCCCTGCCAGAAGAGACCCCTTTTGCAGGTAGAGGatgagcccagaagttggggACAATGGCCCATTCCTGGCCTAGATTTCCTGTAGGGGTGCTGGACTGAGTGGAGAACTATAGGGTGGAGCCCCTAGATGGGGAGCTACTTCTGGCCCCAGCACCCTTCCCCCAGTGTCCTGCAGCCCCAAGACAGCACAAGACAGCCTGGGGCTAGGTAGTGGGACAAGCGTGGGCAGCTTCCCTGAGAGCCACCAGCCCAGTCATGGGGACTGCTCAGGGGAGACGCGGGGGCCCTCTTAGGAGGGGTCTGCAAACCTAGAGCATAGGAAACACTGCCTGGGAGCACTTCACCTACAAGGGCCTTTAGCGGCTTCAGGGCCCAGCCACACCCTTCTCCATGTACGTGTTCCAGACCCAGTCACCCCGAGCAGGGAGAACCAACCCTCATAATAAGAACTGTGGAGATTGGACCTGTGGTATAAGTAGACTCCCTACCACCTCCTGTATTTCCTAGGCTTTAATAGGGCCAGGTGGCCATTGTGCCTTCTTCTTtggggtaaaaataaaataaaaataagagagagaaaaaaaaagaaggaaatagggCCAGGTGGTAGTTgggggactgtgtgtgtgtgagtttgtgtatgtgaaagagggaaagaaaagggggATACAGAGTAGAGCACACCAGTCTCCCCAACTCCAAACCTGATGAAGTGGAAAGGGCTGGGCTCCTTTATTGAAATTCCAAACTAGAACCAAACTATTCTTGACCTGAAGAGCCTATAAAGGTGCTGGAtcgggctggacgtggtggctcacgcctgtaatcccagcactgtgggaggctgagatgggtggatcacaagtcagcagttcgagaccagcttgaccaacacggtgaaaccccatctctactaaaaatacaaaaaactagctgggcgtggtggtgtgcgcctgtaacaCCAgcgacttgggaagctgaggcaggagaatcgcttgaaaccagaaggcggaggttgcagtgagccgagattgcgccactgcactctatcctgggcaataagagcaaaactccgtcaaaaataaataaataaataaacaaataaagttgCTAGATCGGCTGAGATCATGCCCAGTGGGATGGGAGGAGCTAGACAAAGCAGAGCAGTTAGTGGACAAAAGAAAAGCTCAGACAACAAAATTAAGAATAGAACAAAACATGCTTTCCTGTTTATGTCTGCCGAGTGGAGATTCCCGGCTGAATGGGTGGAGATCTTGGGGCATTGCCCTGGTCCTCCTTTTCCGTAGTCCCAAGGGGAAGTGTTTGTGTATGgggggctgggggttggggtgggggaggtgggtgTGGAACTCCAGGTGATAATTTCAGAAGATTCCATCTAGCCGTCTTTATGCCCACCTTAGACCAACACAGTCTTCACATTAAGGGGAGTCCTTACAAATACTAACCCTTCTTCCTAGTTGCAAACACAGACAGGTTTATGAAAAATATCTGGCCGAACATCTAAAACCCAAGTCATCCACTACTGTTCTGCTGATTTCTGTTTCCCTGTAAGGCTGGAAGAGGTTTCTCCCCAGAATGTCActgattttgaatttattttctcttctgtaggCAGGAGGAGACACCAGTGTGCACCAGAGAAGGAGAAGTCAGAGATGACAGTCCCTGCCTGAGGCCATCTCTGGTCCACCAGACAACTCATCACCAACTTCCCAACAGCCACTGCTCTAGGCCAGGTGTCCACATGGGGAATAGGTCCAGGCCCTCTATGGCTCTCGCAGGAGTCAGGGAGGCAGATAAATAACATATCACGAAGACAGAATGTAAGAAATGCCTGGGAGGAGGCATACTGATGCGTGGAAAGTACTCAGCCAGAAGTCTGGCACTAGAAGGGCCCAGGGATTGTTGGCATGTATGAGTCACAGTTCCATTTCAGTGGAGTGAGCAGGGAGAGAATCTCCTGGAAGTAGGTGAATAGAGAAAATACAGCCTCTTCCTTACCTTTGAATTTTTTCAGGCTCCCTGTGATGGAGTCATGTCTTGATTTTGCTTCACTGAGTTTTTTCTCCAGTTCCAGGGGAACAGGGGTTGGGTTGAGAAACTGAAACTCTTCACTTCTAGGAAGATGTGGTTGAGCTGGTTGGTGAGATCAGGGGATGAGGTGTGGGAGAAGGAGGATCTGAGACATGGGGTTGAGAAATGAGGGGATGAAGACCTGGGGGTAGAACtgagagcggtggctcacacctgtaatcccagcactttgggaggctgaggcgggtggatcacctgaggtcaggagttcgagactagcctggccaacatggtaaaacccggtctctactaaaaatatgaaaattagccaggcttggtggcaagcgcctgtagtctcagctacttgggaggctgaggcaggagaatcacttgaacctgggagacaaaggttgcagtgagctgagattgcaccactgcactccagcctgagcaacaagaacaaagctccatctcaaaaaaaaaaaaaaaaaaaagaagacctggCGGTTAAGGGATAGTGAGCTGGGAGTCAGAAAGTCAGGGCTAGGGATATGGGGCAGGAGTGAGGTAGGGCATAGGGAGATATGGAAATGAAGAtgggagatggagacagagaggagggaaaaaaacagGGTCAGGGAGACAGAGTAGGGGACCCAGGAGCTATTCAGTTGAGCAAGGGGGCATTCAGGAAATAGTAGAATCTGTGCTGAAGAAGGAGGAAGCCTGAGAAAACAGCTGGTTTCTTTAACAACCGACCACATGCTAATATGGTTGGCATAGGCATTCCCCGGCTGCAGCCTAAATGTATGAATGCAAAGTTAGAGGTGGGTGGGTATTTCTGAGAGAGGAATGTTGACTGCATTTGGATATACGCTGAGAATTGTATGTGGATGAATCAGTAGGCAAAATACATTTGGGGTGGCCCATCATACCTGCACAAGACGACTTTGATATcctagaagagaaagagaaatagcaCAGCCTCAGCGCTTGGCTGATTCCCAGGAGCCAAGGAGGAGATACAGAGCCTGCTGGGTGTGGGGCAGAGCAGGAGGAGTAAGAACCCCTCCAAGTCTCTCTTACCccatcctcctcccctctccccaccacgAAGGGCTTCTCCAAGAAGCACTGCTCTGCCAGTAAGCAGAAAAGTGTTTTGACCTCAAGAAGAACTGAGTGAAGAAGAGAAGAGTGAGATTTAGAAGATGAATTTGGCTCTGAGACTGAACAAGGGAGCCCTGCTAGCCAGGGCAGGAGAAAGGCTAGAATGGCTTTGCATGatctttcttaaaacaaataaataggttTTTGAACCTGTGGGAGAATAGATGACTTGAGGAGGAATCATCTCAGCTTGTTTTAAGCACCAGCTAgacctgcactgtccaatatggtagccaccaaccacatgtggctactgaacaTTGGAAATTGTGGCTAGTGTGAcaaagaactgaatttttaatttgatttttactaattcaaatttaaattaaaaatagaggccaggcatggtggttcacgcctgtaatcccagcactttgggaggctgaggtgggcagatcacttgaggtcaggagttcgagaccagcctggccaacatggtaaaaccccatgtctgctaagaatacaaaaattagctgggcgtggtggtggggacctgtaatcccagctactcgggacttGGGcctaggaggcggaagttgtaatgagccaaaatcgcgccactgtactccagcctgggcaacagagcaagattccatctcaaaaaataaaataaaataaatagaagaaggGTAAAGTACTTTTTCCATTAAACACAACTTTATTGATTTGGTAAGACTATATTTTACTTTAACAATTGACAATTTAGcatctgaattgagatgtgccaaagtgaaaaatatacacacaatTTCAAAGACTcagtgtaaaaaaaaacaaaaaaaaaaaaaaaacaccaaaaacccagaatgtgaaatatctcattaatacttttaaaatattcattacagGCTGAAAGGATAATATTTCAGATATattgagttaaaatattttattaaaattaatttcacttttatcattttaatgtgaCTAGAAAAATTTGTAATTCCATATGTGGCTGAAACTACATTTCTAAATCATACATGTGGCCAGAATTATATTTAtgaattacatatgtggctcacattttCATTCTAATACTTGCGGCTcacatatttctattggacagcactgggCTAGAGGTAGGATGGTTGGGGCAATCTCAGGTATTCTGCCAGTGGTCCATGCTCTGACCTGAGACTAGGGATGGGCTGCTACCTCTCTGCAATTCTGCCCCCAAGGGACTCACCTCCAGCAGCTGCCTGGGTGGCATGTTCTGCTTGGTCTTCAGGGAATCAATGAGCTTCTTGAGATCGTTCAACTGTGGCTCAGTGGAGGCAACATAGTGTTTCCCCGCTTCCGTTCCCTCATGACCCAGCCAGTAAATCCGTGATAGCAGGAAATTCTTCTCCTCCTCTAGGACTTGATGCAGGAGTTCAAATTCTGTGAGGATCCTTTGCTTCTCATGTTCTACCTGGTCCTAAGAAACAGGGACAGGCAGAGGGTGAGAGGATGGCCTCGAAGGTCCTTCTAGCCCACTTTATTCAGCCATTAATTTTATTAAGTTTATGTGGAATTCCCAAGCAGAGCAATGTGCCAGGGCAGacctggaagaaaggaaaggagaggagaacaAACTTCTAAAAGCACCTACTACGTGCTCAGCTTTAAGCGAAATTATTAATTTATGGTTTACCACTTGCCTCAAAGAACTGTCTAATACAATTCCAGAAGGCTTTTCAGTTTATAATCTTTCATATAGATTTTATTCCTTTCACGCACACAGGAAAATAGGTAAGTGGGGTCACAAtgtcttcattttccttctgtctttttttttttttttttttttttttttttttttttgagacaggatctcactctgtcactcaggctggagtgcagtgcacgatcacggctcactgcagcctcatcctcccaggctcaaacaatacTTTCACCTcccagcctctctagtagctgggactacaggcgtgtgctaccacgcccggctagttttctttcttttttttttaatcaagaggagagtctcgctatgttgcccaggctggtctcaaactcctgggctcaagcgatcctcagcctcccagagtgctgtgattactggcgtgagccaccgcgccctgccaatgTCTTCATTTTCTAATTGGGGAATCCGTTGAGGGCGCAGCTCGGCCTTAAAAACCTGTACTTGCGATTCTAAGACCAGCGCGGGTTTTCCGTGCCCCACCTTGTCTGCCGGTGGAGACTGAGCAGTCAGCCCGCTGTAATAGCGAGGCCGACGCGGGAGGAGATGCCGCCTGGCGGGTCAGGTGCTGAGGCGCAGAGGAGAGGACATGGCTCACTGGATCTTTTTCTGAGGGGTCAGTGTAATAGGGGATTCCAGGAGCTTTGGCAGAGATGTTTCTGCTTCCAGAGATCGTGGGATGGAGTTTTTCTTACCGTGAAGACATCGACCCTGTGTACACCTTGTGCCTTCACTTGTACTGTCTCCTTCTCCTTTTGCTGCAAGACTTGGATCTGCTCTTGAATCTGCCCCTGCGGAAAGAGGGCCGTTTGGACAGGCTGTGCCTGGAGatttctggcctcataaaatcctCCTGGTCTCTTAGGAGAGCTGGTGACACTCTCCAGGTGAGTCCTTGTGTAATTATTAAGGACTCGCCTTTCTCAAGCTGGCGGGGAAAGGGGTTGCTGAGAAGGGAGAAATCTGGAGCCTTAAGTGACCTAAATGACCAGAACATAGTTATTTATGACTAACTAGGACTATGGATGGTGCTTTGGAATTATCAAAGAACTACAAACTTCCCTTCATCTGTCCTACCAACAACTTTAagagagttgttttgtttttgccatttGAAAGGTGAGgtacctgaggctcagagaggtaaagtgattCCTTGCAGGTTGTACAGTAAACTCACAAGACTGGGCTTGAGCCCAAACCTTCTGAGTCAAATTTTCACATCCTTTCCATTCTCCATTGCACCTTGATTTAGAGAGTCAGCAGTTCCCCAGACTCAGCTCTTTGAACCCACTGTGCCTGACTGCGAGCTGCCCACTCAAGCCCTAGGGGTGGGGGCAATGGGGTGCAAACCCTCAGTGGGAAGGTAGCAGTTTCCAGGGCCtcactgaactcctgggctgatgGGGGAACAGGGAAGAAACCTCAAATGCCTACCTGATAATTCTGGGCAGCTTCTTCGATCAAGCTGACATTATGGGATTTGTGGTCCTTGGATTCACGACACACAAAACAGAGGAACTTCCCATCATCCTCGCAGAAATAATGGAACATCTCCTGGTGCCTCGGGCATGTAGCCTCTTTCCTTTTGGACTGCACCTCAGAGGCTTGTAGAGCTTGGATTTTCTCCACCAGATTCCACAACAGTGAGTTGAACCTGATTGCGTTCTTCCTTACGGAAGTTTTGCAGAGGGGACATTTGAAAAATCCACATGATGTTTCCCCAATCTGAGTGATGCATTTGAGGCAGAAATTGTGCCCACAGTCGATGGTGACAGGTTTCTGCAGAATGTCCAGGCAGATGGGGCAGATCACTTCCTCTTGCAGTTTGTTCACAAACTGCCCACTGGCCATGACAGAACAACAGGGCTGTTTCAAGACTGTAGGAAGCTGTGCCAAGTCTGTAGGAGCCCCGGAGTCCACTGTGGATACTGTTTctaggaagggagaagggagtcAGAGAAAGTGGAGGTCAGAGATTCTGCCAATTAGTTagaagagcagagagagaggaaaagaagagggagaaaaaaataaagaaatgatagaaaagagtaaaatttaggatctagaaaatattataaagagaGGAAAACAGATGGGCAGTCCTACCTTGCTACCTCTTGAGAACAAATGGATACTTTGAATGTGTAATAGGCTGCTTATAAAGTGAAATAAGTTGTCCTGAACTTTGGACTAAAGGTATGTTTGTATGGTGGTTGACTAAGATCAGAATGACCGGGGCACCAAACACCACTTATGGGGGATTTCCCAATCAGCTCTGAGTAGGGAGTGGAGGGGTGGGTGGTGATGCCTACTGAAAGGTCACAGCCAGTTCACTGCAATGCTTTGGGCATCTTGTATGCAAAGTTCAAGCCTTGGTAGAGCATCTGGAAAGTAGGGGAAGGACAATTCTCTACCTCAGGTGCTTTGGCTCCTCACAGAATTTTGTGAAAATGTGGAGGTTATCATCACCTACCTTGGGGAATTTCCAGTCACAGGGTCAACCAACCACTCCCTAGCTCAGTAGGATAGGCAAGGAACTTCCTTTCTAAAaagttgttctttgtttttgcaCTTTGCTCTTGCCCCTGGTGATCTTCTGCCTCCCCACAACACCTGTAGTAGTCTGTCCTCTGTTGATTTTTTCTCTGTATGTCTCCAGTATGCTGGTGTCTCCGTGCCCATTCTTTGCTTTGCCAATTCTGTCTATatgttcttcttcttccttcttggtGCTTCTCTGATCCCTGACTTGCCTTCTATGGCTTTTGTTATGACTAGGAATATATCAACCAGTGTTACATACATTCCCTTCTGTACATTCATGTCCTAACCTTCCCTCCTTGCCTCTTGTCTTAAGGGAAAGGGTGCTTCCTCCCTACCCCTTCTCTTGGTACAGCTTCCACCCTCACCTCCTCACTCTCCATTATCAGCCGTCTGTCCCCAGCAAGAAGTACACCATTAATTTTTGTCTGATCTTAATCTTAGGTCAAACAGGGCTTGTGGATGATTATTATAATAATAGCCAGAGTGATCATACACTCTGCTTTGCCTGGAAACATCCTGGGTTTCACTTTGTCCTTgtgtaattattaatagcaccTCCTTTCACTTTCAGAAATGTCCAGTTTGGACTATAAATTATGTGGCTCCCCTTATAGCAACTGCTGTAAACCAAAGACTTTCAGAAATGTTATACCTCCAgacctttctttttgtttgttttagggttAAATTAAAACAGTCTAACATCTGTAAATTGTTTTACTTATACTCCTAAACTGCTGGCCCCTAGAAGCAGAATTTAACTTTTGACAGGTTTTGTTTGACTGGCATGatgatttagaaaataatgataatgtaGATGCCTTTAGAGAGGGTGGCTATGTTCCCCACCGCTCTGCTACCTCACGTCTCCTTGGCCCTTGAAGGCGTTTGACATTATGACTCtgatttatagatttattttgcttatattacctcatttaagtCTCACCTGTAAGAAATTATCTTTATCCTTTCTCAAAAAAGGAACTCAGTATTCTTCAGAATCACTTGGAAAActtgttaaaattcagatttgCTGAACTCCAGTAGAGACTTTCTCTTTCAACAGGTCCTTGGTGGAGTCTGATGATTGACATCTTAAGCAAATTCTCCGGAGAAGTCGATGCTCCTGATGGAGGCTCACACATTGATAACCCCTGGTTTAGAGACACTACTAATTGTTCCAGCTCATCCAGCTAATAAATGACAGATCTCAGACTTAATTCCAGGTTTCCTATTCCACATTAagtcttctttattctttcttgtttcagcattaatgaaaacaaatagtaatctttaaaaatgataaacaaatattttaaaagaacattggTATTTCAATGAAGCTGGGCAACCCAGCAGAGAGAATGAAAATACTCATATGAACACCAGTGGAGAGTTTCAAACAACTGTCACCAAACAGGTACTGATGGCTTCATGAGGAAGGAAATTTAGACATAAAAAATGAGAATCTACAGTGTTTCAAAGGTGCTTTACTCTCTCagaattattattgttatccTGGGTCATCCATCCACTGGACTgaatggagatatatatatacatatatttttttctttcttctttttttttttttgagacagagtttcactattattgcccagactggagtgcaatggcgtgatctcggttcactacaacctctgaatccccggttcaagcgattctcctgcctcagcctcccaagtagctgggattacaggcacctgccaccaaatccagctaattttttgtatttttaatagagacagggtttcaccacgttggccgggctggtcttgaactcctgacctcagatgacccacctgcctcagcctcccaaagtgctgggattacaggtgtgagccactgtgcccagcccttgaATGGATATCTTAAACTCTTAGTAGGCTCAGTAGTCTGAAACCAAATGCCTCCAGTTTGCAAGGGCTAGGGTCTTGAGATAGTTGGTATTGTGTTAGTTCCAAAGGACTTCCAAGCCAATTCTGAGGCATAGagtttataaaaattagccatagaACAGGAAATGATGCAGAGCCTCATGCACATGAGACAGCTGTCACACACAAGAAAGCAGACACAGAGCCACGCAGCAGTGAGTGCACAGATCTGGAGGGGACCTGCCAAGACTAATGGGATGAGACACCTTATCAGAGGCCAGTGAAGGCTAGAGGCAGCTCAGTTGTCAGACTAGACAGCCCCACAATGTTACATAAGCCTCCCTGCATCACGATTCCAGCTACAGAAGCTTCCCCTGCCTCAGGATTCACATTTCCGGGCCTATGTGAATTGGTAGAATGTCTATGGAGGAAAATAATGTGATATGTTTCAAAACTACAAATGCTCATTCCCTTTATCCCAGAAACTCCACCTCTGGGAATTTAGTCTACAGATATACTCacacatataaatttattttggaCTTTGTGGTAATGTTTGCATtagcaaaatattagaaaacaacctaaatgtacaTCAGTatggaaatgtttaaataaattatagcccAGCTTTATaacagaatagaaataaaaaagaatcagggAGTTCCTTATTTACATATGGAAAATATGGCCAAGATATGTTGTTatgtgaagaaaggaaaaaacaaataatgcagaaaaatgtATGTACTATGCTACCATTTGGgtagaaaaaaatatacttattttcttgAATATCCAAATAAGTTCTTTCTGGAAGGATAAGAATCTAATAACTAACAATGATTGTCTCTAAGGAGAGGGACTGACTAGCCAGGGAACAGGGGTGGAAGAGAGGCTTTTCTTTGTATGACATATtacattttgtgaatttttaattgtataaatacattgtttttttcttttttagtacttTTTACATTATGTTTTACAACAttaaatagtaaatcaaaaaatgGACAGAGAATGAAATGGACATTTGCAGAGCAATAAAACCAATTAACCAATAAATACTTGAAAACAGTAATCTTGAAAATGCACGCTCAActcattggctcatgcctgtaattccagcactttgtgaggccaaggcaggcagatttcttgagcataggagttcaagagcagcctggacaacatggtgaaaccctgtctctacaaaaaatacaaaagttagctgggcatggtggcacgcacctatagtcccagcttcttggaaggctgatgtgggaggattgcatgaacctgcgagatcgaggctgcagtgagccgtgatcatgccactgcactttagccgccctactgcactccagcttgggtaacagagcaagacgtttccttaaaaaaaaaaaaaaagaaagaaagaaaaagaaaaaagaaaatgccaattaaaataaaagaagatatcaTTTTATATCTTAAGTTTAAGTCTGGAATATCAAATATAGCcaaggacatggagaaataggTACTCCTATACCCTACTGGTGAGagtataaattacaataatttaaaaatatttagtagaaTTTAAACGGTGTACTTTCATTTCAAGGTTCTGtaacaataatgatgatgatgaaaatacTACTACCAGTAAATAAAAGCTAACATTTCTTGaatgcttaccatgtgccaggcacagtccCAAGCATTTTGCgtattaactcatttatataGAgaagtattattattcccattttgagGACAAGTCAACGGAGATcaagagagattaagtaatttgtcccAAAGGTCATTCAGTAAGTAAATAGTGGAAtggggacttgaacccaggtagcCTCTAGAGCCTTCTTACACCCTGTATGATTCTGCCCCTCTAGAGAAAACCTTGCACATGTGCACTCAGAGATGCATGTAACAGTATtaatattggctgggcgcggtggctcacgcctgtaatcccagcactttgggaggctgaggcgggcggatcacgaggtcaggagatcaagaccatcctggctaacccggtgaaaccctgtctccactaaaaatacaaaaaattagccaggcgtagtggccggcgcctgtagtcccagctactcgggaggctgaggcaggagaatggcgggaacctgggaggcggagcttgcagtgagccgagatcgcgccactgccctccagcctgggcgacagggtgagactccgtctcaaaaaaaaataaaataaaataaataaatcaatcctATATCAGGATTTTTCAATGatagcactgttgacattttaggctggataattctttggtGTGTGGTGgccctgtgcactgtaggatgtttaccagcatccctggcctctaccactAGATTCCAGTAGCACTCCTATCCCCTAGttgtgacaaacaaaaatgtctccaagcATGAGCAAATGTCCCTGGGGG encodes:
- the TRIM31 gene encoding E3 ubiquitin-protein ligase TRIM31 isoform X3, encoding MLVSTVDSGAPTDLAQLPTVLKQPCCSVMASGQFVNKLQEEVICPICLDILQKPVTIDCGHNFCLKCITQIGETSCGFFKCPLCKTSVRKNAIRFNSLLWNLVEKIQALQASEVQSKRKEATCPRHQEMFHYFCEDDGKFLCFVCRESKDHKSHNVSLIEEAAQNYQGQIQEQIQVLQQKEKETVQVKAQGVHRVDVFTDQVEHEKQRILTEFELLHQVLEEEKNFLLSRIYWLGHEGTEAGKHYVASTEPQLNDLKKLIDSLKTKQNMPPRQLLEDIKVVLCRSEEFQFLNPTPVPLELEKKLSEAKSRHDSITGSLKKFKDQLQADRKKDENRFFKSMNKNDMKSWGLLQKNNHKMNKTSEPRSSSAGGRTTSGPPNHHSLAPSHSLFRASSAGKVTFPVCLLASYDEISGQGASSQDTKTFDAALSEELHAALSEWLTAIRAWFREVPSSQASSENTRSGGATRTSEHRVALSEWLRPTTVLDLVELGRRSGEWEGSGY
- the TRIM31 gene encoding E3 ubiquitin-protein ligase TRIM31 isoform X11; the protein is MLVSTVDSGAPTDLAQLPTVLKQPCCSVMASGQFVNKLQEEVICPICLDILQKPVTIDCGHNFCLKCITQIGETSCGFFKCPLCKTSVRKNAIRFNSLLWNLVEKIQALQASEVQSKRKEATCPRHQEMFHYFCEDDGKFLCFVCRESKDHKSHNVSLIEEAAQNYQGQIQEQIQVLQQKEKETVQVKAQGVHRVDVFTDQVEHEKQRILTEFELLHQVLEEEKNFLLSRIYWLGHEGTEAGKHYVASTEPQLNDLKKLIDSLKTKQNMPPRQLLEDIKVVLCSEEFQFLNPTPVPLELEKKLSEAKSRHDSITGSLKKFKDQLQADRKKDENRFFKSMNKNDMKSWGLLQKNNHKMNKTSEPRSSSAGASSQDTKTFDAALSEELHAALSEWLTAIRAWFREVPSSQASSENTRSGGATRTSEHRVALSEWLRPTTVLDLVELGRRSGEWEGSGY